One Pseudonocardia sediminis DNA window includes the following coding sequences:
- a CDS encoding DoxX family protein, producing MTAIAATSSTTAGRRPGRTASVALWVGQVLVAAALLFASIPKVTLDPMAVEGFAAIGFSPTGTLVIGLLEIAGAIGLLVPRLTGLAALCTVALMIGAVTVTVVFMGAALAVLPAVIGVIAALVAYGRRHSTVQLAAWVRTRR from the coding sequence ATGACCGCCATCGCCGCCACCTCGTCCACCACCGCCGGCCGCCGTCCGGGCCGCACCGCCTCGGTCGCCCTGTGGGTCGGCCAGGTCCTCGTCGCCGCGGCGCTGCTGTTCGCGAGCATCCCCAAGGTCACGCTCGACCCGATGGCCGTGGAGGGCTTCGCCGCCATCGGGTTCAGCCCGACCGGGACGCTGGTCATCGGCCTGCTCGAGATCGCCGGCGCGATCGGCCTCCTGGTCCCGCGCCTGACCGGGCTCGCGGCCCTCTGCACCGTGGCGCTGATGATCGGTGCGGTGACCGTCACCGTCGTCTTCATGGGTGCCGCCCTGGCGGTCCTGCCCGCCGTCATCGGCGTCATCGCCGCCCTGGTCGCCTACGGCCGCCGGCACTCCACGGTCCAGCTCGCCGCGTGGGTCCGCACCCGCCGCTGA